A window of Acropora muricata isolate sample 2 chromosome 6, ASM3666990v1, whole genome shotgun sequence genomic DNA:
ttagcgaagcagcgcccagtcctcgctacccgtcgccacaagcaaaaattcttcaggcgtgacaaacaatactgggataaataacagccggaaatatgatctttgttttttaaaccctttttgttgtttaaaatggggttgacaggcctacgcgactcctacggtttgtgacatttgtagaattgccgttttcttttaggtctcttgacctttttctcgcttcattcttgtttatgaagagcacttcgtattgtgttaggagaaattagagccgttagatcgtgctatggcagattttaagaggtcatagatctgcgtgatttccgctgttatctgcatgtcgctttgttgagtgtgacacctctatcatttgccgtgtgttaatgtattgttttggctcatttctattgcaagatatgttttaagtctccaagtagTTGTGTTTTAGGGACAAATTATGCCGTTTACTGTGAATGTGTTGCTAACTTGCATTCtaaattgtgacgccgggccacGGCGCGACTgtgattagaattgtttgcaagtacagtagatagattcttcttgtgtcttatcacgggtatcatatttgccctcCTACGTTTATCTTTGGAGACGCCGTAGCTTTACTTCAAGAAAGCTATGCGCTTGTACAgagaaattctcatgtttttcttgcattatctgATTGAGCTTTTGTTTCTGGAgctctttcttctttgatagttctagtacCACAGGATTTACTttacgcgcaagtctgttgactgtgttgcgtgttgtatatgccatttttcggcttggttcaggcaagaccatggtttcgatcctatATGTGGATTTTACCTCTTAAAATCTACCATAccacgatctaacggctctaatttctcctaacacaatactGTAGGATTAGTTGTTTATCAGACTTCCGTTGTTCTAGAAAGACCCTGTTGCATGATGGGGGCCATGTGCTTTGTAACACCGGCCATCTTGTGTATCTTGAGTTCTGTGCGGAATAAATCCTTGCTTTGAGGCCTAAATATTACAAATAggaagtgctcttcataaacaagaatgaagggAGAAAAAGGTTGAgccgagagacctaaaagaaaacggcaattctacaaatatCACTAACCGTAGGAGTcatgtaggcctgtcaacctcaTTTTACACATGGAGACTTTAAAAAGTATCCGTGCAAATATCCATACTTCGTGTCGTATGGAATATAGAAATCGAGTTCTTGCTTTCGGTCTTAAAGCTTGTAGGAACACGTAGGAATACTAGTTCCTTCCAGCAACTAGATAAGCACGGGATTCTGCTCTGATTAGTTCCTATTTCGGCAGGATTTACGTAAGTGTTCGCTTGCGGTTATGTcgttattaagttgtttatgccaAAGGAAACTTTTATTACCCTCTGTATTTTGTAACACGGATAAGGTAGCTACCATTGCAGTGCCGTAGCAGGGTTAAAATTATTGGGGGGGCCCACCACGAGCGCCAAAGTCACGAAGTTTTAGGGAGTCCAGGGGAATGCTCCTCCGGGAAATTTTTATATCGTGGGtctctgaaatagcatttcTGGTCGTCATTCACAGTAGTGTGAGAAATTATTAAACTACAACTTACTCATTATAGAGATGTTTGCGTTGAACGCGAGACCAAAGACACCTTTCGCGACAAATCATTTGTGGTAAAAGACCCAAACAACTGCTTTCTGTTCTCTTGTTCTCCAACAAACTGGTTTGCTGCAGCTACCAGGTCAATCGAATCAGTCCTGTCCCTGTGGACATGAAGCGTCATGAGATGGTTCAGCCTTGCGTCTCCAGTTGTTGCACGCAAATATGTCTTGACGCGCTTTAAAGCAGAAAATGAACGTTCACTCGCGGCATTCGTTGCTGGCATAACCAACAGTAACTTTCCCAGCGTGCAAATTTCAGAAAGAAGTAATTTATGGGGTTCATCAATTGATTGAAAAAATGATATTAGGTCATCGACATTAAATCTTGAAGTGTCAAAAGCATTCGAGGCAGCCACTTGTGGGAGAAGTACTAGCTGGCCTTCAATTTGATAGGGATTCAGGTCTTCACTATCCACCTTCAAAACTTTGGCCAGTTCAGCATCGTACGGTTGTTTAGCTGTGGCCTTTAAAAGAAGCTCTTGGAGATTCATGTACACTTTGAAGTCCTTCTGGTCAAATCGTGCTGTGATTGCAGTTGTTGCAAAATCGATGgcttcaaaataaatttgcttATAGTGGTCCTTGGCCGTTTGAGGGAAATAGTGCGTTTGTTGTTGTCCAAGCTCGAATCTGCTTGGGACTTTTCTCTTCCTTGGAGGCACGGGATCTTCGATGGACTCaatttctttgtcctttctCTGTTTGATGCGAGCCCAGAAGAGATCAAAAGACTCGTCGCTCCGATCTGTTTTCAAGGTTTTGACCACATCTACTGCAAGCTTATTTCCCTGAGCAGCATAAATTGAAGAACTCTGCAAAGCACGGCTCAAGTTGTCGGTTTGTCGCAAAATTTTCTCACCTAAGcaacaaccaaaataaaaactaaacttTGTCATCATACTTTTAACTCCATTGATTCTCGATTTCATTTCTGTGTCCTTTAAGACATCAAGGGACCAATCCCAAAGCTCCATGAGCTCATCATGGTTGTTGAGCACTGATGCTAATGCTTCGCCACGAACAGTCCATCGTGTTGGGCAAAACGCTTGAACTCCGCGAGACTCATTCGTGGTTTCTTCCCTTATTTGATCTAGTTTGGTGTTTCTTTGTGGTGACTTTTTCTCTGACAGTGTCAAGTGCATCACTCATACATTTCACTGATTTTATGGCATCAGCAACGGCCAAGTTGCAGCACCATCATAGCACTGACCACGAGCATTCTGAATATCGAGATTCATTTGTTGCAGGGCCTCTCTCAGTGTTTCTACGATCTGATCAGCAGTGGTTCTGGGCAAGGGCCACATTCCAATAAAGTCTTCATGAATTACAAACTTGTCGTCAACCCAACGAATGCATACAACAAGTTGCTCCTTGATAGACACATCAGCTGTCTCATCTGCCATTATCGTAAAAAACTTAGCATTCTGAATGTTTTCTGATATTTCCCGCAGCACACCTAGAGCAAGAACTTCGAGCATCTCATTCTGAACCATAGGGGATGTGTATTTCTCAGTTCTACGACTAAGCCACTCACTTATTTCTGGGTTTTCTTCAGATCGCAGTTTCAGTAGTTGATAAAAGTTTGAGTTAATCTCACTCGCACTGTCAGTGTCCCAATTTCCCCGTAGTGGCAGGGCCTGACGAGCTAAAAAACGGACGTTGGAAAGAATCGTGAGTAGGATTtttctgtttattgccttttcctttgCGTGCTTCTCAGACAACAACTCTCCGACATCCCCGGTGGTTGTAGCTGGGGCTGTAATGACTCTGGCTACTGCTTCCTTATGAGATTCAAAGAGTGCGTGTTTTTGAAACCCTTTCTTTTTGTCcattgcatttttccagttGCTATACCCAATCCGAGTGAACTGTGGGTCTGCTTTTGTCGAGGAAAGCATATTATTTTGGATGGCTTTTACACAAGTGAAACATAACACCATGTCAGTTTTCTCAACATAATGTAGCCATGGCCTCTGTTCGAACCACACTGGTTGAAATGAACGTTTCTTCGTATTTCCAAACGTTCTTTTGGGAAATTTAAAGTTCTTCGGTTGATTGGGGCCTTTTGACACTGATGGCAGATCTGGAGTGGGCGGCAATTCAGGTCCTTGTGGTGTGGTATTTATGTTTGAGTTCGAAGAATTGGAAGTTCCTGCTGCTTGCTCGTCAGATTCCTGAGATGTTTCTTCTAAAACAGCTTGTTCTCCATGGTTTTCAGTCTTCGATGGCTCACGATCAGGTCTCACCCATCTAAGGAGTGTGCTTTGCTTACTAGTCTCTTGATTATTCTTTCTTGAAGCCATATCTCGACAAATCTCATAGAATTTCACACTTTATTGAGCTCTAAGACAAGTATCGAATGCTTTGGAACAGCGAGACCGCTGACCAAACGTGTCTCACTGTCACAATAGCGGTGAGGCGAAAAATGTAACGCCACTTccatatttttgtttcaaaattagtAAGAGTTGAAGGTACCTCTTTGGTGGAAAAGGGTATTCAAATAGCACTGCGGTACTTGGAAAACAAACTTACAAGGCTAATTAACCGCGGAGTGTTTATTAAGCTAACTCAatcccaaaataattattctaacCTTCATTTTTACTGTTCTACTCTTGTGTtcaatataaatatatattttttggagTTTGCCAAATTATTGGGGGGGcccgggcccccccggcccctccccacGCTACGGCACTGCATTGTGTATATAAGAATCTTGATTCAAGCAATAAAGTAGATTCAGTTGATTATACAGTAGTGGAGTGTCCTTTCCGTGTGTGAGCTCGCGATAAACCCGGAGTTCACCCAAGCATATGCATCAAAACAGTTCGACGCTAATCGACCCTCACAATCcccacttcaatttgcagacaacatcatcccaatttccgcagcactttcatagccctgGCAACGCTAGTATTTAGACAGAATGTTGATTATGTTTGTAGCCATTGCTTCTGATTCTTGAGCTGTTACTAAAGGTCATCATTACTGTCAATACTTGCACTTGCTGCACTTCCAGGCAGCTTTTGCAAACCCAAGAATTCAGTGCATCTGCAGTACTCATAGTAAGATCAGCACATGGCAAATGCCACCAGGTGCCACAAGTGTCACAGCAAATACTGTTCTCTTTTGCAGAGTCACTTATTTTGTCTGCCTCTAAAATAACTTTATTGCACTTTGGGCAATCAAAAATGTCCCTGTACCCTAACAGGCATGGCAATACAAATGACTTGTAAAGCAATGTAATATTGTTCACAACATTAAGACAAAATTCCATATCAAGTTCAACTCTCTCATAGTAAGGGGGGCCACCCTGTGTCCAAACATTGAAAAACCCATGACAGACACCACAAACCCACATTTGTGCTTGCATTTGGGTATAATATTTATGGGAACGTTTCAAGCGAGGTTTTCCATGAAAATCTTCAAGATAGTCAACTTGGTCAAATGTGTCCTTGACATGAATGTTCTCATTTTGTATAGTGTAAGGACACTTGGCCTCAACAATTGAAAGACCGCAACATTTGCACAAAAACAAGCCATCTGGCTAAGCAGCAAGGTACGGGTAGTCAGATTTGATGAATAGTCCGCATTGCTTGGAACCCTGTAGACCACTATCATGTTGGGAAGCGACATCTTACATAAAATCTTTTATGGCATCCTTTTCATGGGCAGCTCCCCACTTTATCTGAGGCAGGTGAGAAACATCATCACTCTTGCTCAACAGGCTTGATACAAGTGAACTGTAAActgtttttttaacattttgaccTTTTTGGTTGAGAATAGATTGTGCCTTTGTGTGGTATGTATGAAAGTTCGATGCAGTTACTCTGCCAATCCTTTGCTGGTGCCACAAGTCATTAGTACTCTGGCCACGAGTCTCAATTTCCACCCTTTTCACTTGATCTACTGTCATTTGACACTCTTTTAGAAAGAGTGGTGCTGTGTACTCTAGAGgtttctctttcatttcttcAGATGACATAAAACTAAGAGCTTTCTCAGGGAGGAGTTCAGGGAGACCATCATCTTTTGTGTGCTGTATGGAGCAAAGCACACAAGCTGATGGAAATTTTTTGAATAATGTCATTGATCAGGGATGATACCGTCTCATTAGTCAGCTGCCTATCCTGTGGTTTCCTTGGGTCAAACTGGTTCTTTAAATTTAAGTTGTCCATATCATCTCTCGCACTGTcctcttttgtctttttgtctttATAAAAGACAAGGTTATGAATCTGTTTTGGCTCAACATCCCTTCTTGTTCCTTTATTCCATCCCTGTGGAACACTTGTGCATGCGGGAGAGATGTATGTTTTCTTGTATGCAAAGTTGACTTTGTACATCAAAGCGATTACATGGTTTTAAATTTTACGGTCCTTCTTCGTATCCTCTAAACATACCCAGACCTTGTGTGGGTCATTGCGAATTTTTTGTGATGGTGACACACAGCCTTTTAAAAACACATGCTTGCAGTCAATTGGGCATTTTGTAAACAAGACTGTCTCCACAAAGCCACTCATCCAGTAAGAGTAAGCTTTTTGGTCTTTGTACTTTCCAATATGTTCAACATCAACAGCTTAAGTTCTCAAAATGTAACTAAACAATTTACCATCATCAACCTCTGGCCATGCTTTCACGTCATCAATCCAAGCGTCATGCGCTATCGTGTTTGGATCAGTTTTTATTCCGTTTGAGGTCAACCTCCGAGAATATTCTTCCTTTATCTGCTTATAAATCTGTTCTTGTGAAAACTTCACTGGTGCTTTAAGTTCGTACGCACCAAACGCTCTTGCAACAAGCTCAGGCTTTCGGCCGGTTTGTTTGAGACCTCTAAGCGACAGCAAATCCTTGAGCGACGAAACAGTCCAACTGAGGAAGTCCTCATAATGAAGAACTTCCTCTGCTTGTTGAGGCATCAAAAATCACGTTAACAACAAATTTAAGAAGGAATTTTGAGAATCCTTGCAGATTGATCTTCCATCGAATGAGATATCAACCATTTGCAATTTATGCTTGGCCGTGCGCTCTCCCCGGTAGTTTTGTACCCCCGGCAAAATGGCTGTGTTAACCTTGAAAGGGTCTATTCGTTTCTCTTGTTAAGGCTGCTTAGatgttttctaaaaataataaaattcttttcttgaagattgcacttcttgctcacattgctatATGGTTGGCAGTTTCTTAGAATTCTCTACTTGACGTGAAACAACATTTTTGGTCTTTGAgatcccagatgtatttggatagcgcGGTCTCGTTTCTTTTGCTAGGGTGCCTGATGCATGTTTGgtggtttctataccgttctttgaaatttgaggcgagccCAACATAATTTTCTGTTGTGGTGTCTGTGGCAACTGTTGCTTGATACGCCACGTTTTCTTTCACACAGTTTACTTGGAGTGGAATTATGTCACTAAACACAAGGCTAACACTTCTACCATAATTGACAGAGATGTATATATACTATTTGTCTATTCTAAAGTTGAGGGCCACTTACACCCCACTTACCCAATCTACATCCTACTGGGAAAAATTATTTCTATAACACATCACTACTACATATTTAAACCTTCCGATGAATATTTTTGGCTTACTTTTGCTATGAAATCAGACATGGAAATTTCCCCATTAGTTAATTTTAAGTTGTATGGATAATACTTTGCAAAAATTAGGGTGAAgttgtgttttcttttaaaatataGCCCAGCATTCTTTTGCTTTACTTTTCTGCCAAACGTTATTCAATCTTTGAGAAGCTTAGAGAGGTGGCATTATTAATATTCAACGACTCGATAACTTCCGATAAAGATTGTTTCGTCCAAGAGCAGTTTTGAAGAATGAGTATTATTGAGTCGTTGATTTGGCAAGATCTCCTTAGCATATTCTTTACTTTTTCATATAGAAACAGCTCTATTTTGGAAAGTAATATTCTTTGCAAATGTATAAAATAGACTTCTCTCAGCTTGTTGACCTTGCAAATGATTTTGATGTCCCCAAATTTGTAAGGGTTATGGTTTACTTAAGAGCGTTTTAAAAATGCTGATTTGTTGTGTTTCCTTTTGATCCCTAAGGAATAAGAAATGACAATTCTGCTTATTTAGTTAACCAAGAACAAACGGAAGCAATGAGgagaatgttttttttg
This region includes:
- the LOC136919043 gene encoding zinc finger MYM-type protein 1-like, translated to MMTKFSFYFGCCLGEKILRQTDNLSRALQSSSIYAAQGNKLAVDVVKTLKTDRSDESFDLFWARIKQRKDKEIESIEDPVPPRKRKVPSRFELGQQQTHYFPQTAKDHYKQIYFEAIDFATTAITARFDQKDFKVYMNLQELLLKATAKQPYDAELAKVLKVDSEDLNPYQIEGQLVLLPQVAASNAFDTSRFNVDDLISFFQSIDEPHKLLLSEICTLGKLLLVMPATNAASERSFSALKRVKTYLRATTGDARLNHLMTLHVHRDRTDSIDLVAAANQFVGEQENRKQLFGSFTTNDLSRKVSLVSRSTQTSL
- the LOC136921082 gene encoding zinc finger MYM-type protein 1-like, whose translation is MASRKNNQETSKQSTLLRWVRPDREPSKTENHGEQAVLEETSQESDEQAAGTSNSSNSNINTTPQGPELPPTPDLPSVSKGPNQPKNFKFPKRTFGNTKKRSFQPVWFEQRPWLHYVEKTDMVLCFTCVKAIQNNMLSSTKADPQFTRIGYSNWKNAMDKKKGFQKHALFESHKEAVARVITAPATTTGDVGELLSEKHAKEKAINRKILLTILSNVRFLARQALPLRGNWDTDSASEINSNFYQLLKLRSEENPEISEWLSRRTEKYTSPMVQNEMLEVLALGVLREISENIQNAKFFTIMADETADVSIKEQLVVCIRWVDDKFVIHEDFIGMWPLPRTTADQIVETLREALQQMNLDIQNARGQCYDGAATWPLLMP